In Streptomyces sclerotialus, one genomic interval encodes:
- a CDS encoding helix-turn-helix transcriptional regulator, which yields MKYASEDRQEPVAGPAAGPVTSASAQVTGQDEAHGTRNRVARSILDHGPSTAAELALRLELTQAAVRRHLDALVAEGVVEPREKRVYGTRSRGRPARAFALTDCGRDAFDQAYDSLASDALRWIAQSAGGGERGEAAVAEFARARLEAQAEEYRTAVEAASPEERTKALAKALSADGYAATARSAPHLQQGEQLCQHHCPVAHVAEQFPQLCEAETEVFSRLLGTHVQRLATIAHGDGVCTTFVPKATAQGTPKAQGPPRTPKATGKADHRITKTTTASASTAGRNPA from the coding sequence GTGAAATACGCGAGCGAGGATCGACAGGAGCCCGTGGCCGGCCCGGCCGCCGGGCCGGTGACCTCCGCTTCTGCGCAGGTCACCGGGCAGGACGAAGCGCACGGCACGCGCAATCGCGTCGCCCGCTCCATCCTGGACCACGGCCCCTCCACCGCCGCCGAGCTGGCACTGCGGCTGGAGCTGACGCAGGCCGCCGTACGCCGCCATCTGGACGCCCTCGTGGCCGAGGGCGTCGTCGAGCCCCGCGAGAAGCGGGTGTACGGCACGCGTTCCCGGGGCCGCCCCGCGAGGGCCTTCGCGCTGACCGACTGCGGCCGGGACGCCTTCGACCAGGCGTACGACAGCCTGGCCTCCGACGCGCTGCGCTGGATCGCGCAGAGCGCGGGCGGCGGCGAGCGCGGCGAGGCCGCGGTCGCGGAGTTCGCCCGCGCCCGGCTGGAGGCCCAGGCGGAGGAGTACCGCACGGCGGTCGAGGCCGCGTCCCCCGAGGAGCGCACGAAGGCCCTGGCGAAGGCCTTGAGCGCGGACGGGTACGCTGCTACGGCGCGCAGCGCCCCCCATCTGCAGCAAGGTGAACAGCTCTGCCAGCACCACTGCCCGGTCGCCCATGTGGCCGAGCAGTTCCCTCAGCTGTGCGAGGCGGAGACCGAGGTCTTCTCGCGCCTGCTCGGGACCCATGTGCAGCGTCTTGCCACCATCGCCCACGGCGACGGTGTCTGCACGACCTTCGTACCGAAGGCGACCGCCCAGGGCACCCCCAAGGCCCAGGGCCCGCCGCGGACACCGAAGGCCACCGGCAAGGCCGATCACCGCATCACCAAGACCACCACCGCATCTGCAAGCACGGCCGGGAGGAACCCCGCATGA
- a CDS encoding ABC transporter ATP-binding protein — translation MRSTSPGDTPRTHGREPAVEVTGLVKRYGTKTAVDGLDLTVARGTVTAVLGPNGAGKTTTVETCEGYRRPDAGTVRVLGLDPVADAAALRPRIGVMLQSGGVYAGARAEEMLRHTASLHAHPVDVDLLIERLGLGSCGRTNYRRLSGGQQQRLALAMAVVGRPELVFLDEPTAGLDPQARHATWDLVRELRTDGVSVVLTTHFMDEAEQLADDVAIIDGGRVIAQDSPEALCKGGAENTLRFTGRPGLDLGSLLKALPADCAAAELTPGAYRVTGTIDPQLLATVTSWCAQNGVMPDRIAVERHTLEDVFLELTGKELRA, via the coding sequence ATGCGCAGCACCTCTCCGGGGGACACCCCCCGGACCCACGGGCGAGAGCCTGCCGTCGAGGTCACGGGACTGGTCAAGCGGTACGGCACCAAGACCGCCGTGGACGGCCTGGACCTCACCGTCGCCCGCGGCACCGTCACCGCCGTCCTCGGCCCGAACGGCGCCGGCAAGACCACCACCGTCGAGACCTGCGAGGGCTACCGCCGCCCCGACGCGGGCACCGTCCGCGTCCTGGGCCTGGACCCCGTCGCCGACGCCGCCGCGCTGCGCCCCCGTATCGGCGTGATGCTGCAGTCCGGGGGCGTGTACGCGGGTGCCCGCGCCGAGGAGATGCTGCGGCACACCGCCTCGCTGCACGCCCACCCCGTCGACGTGGACCTCCTGATCGAGCGGCTGGGCCTGGGCTCCTGCGGCCGGACGAACTACCGGCGGCTCTCCGGCGGCCAGCAGCAGCGCCTGGCGCTCGCCATGGCCGTCGTCGGCCGCCCCGAGCTGGTCTTCCTCGACGAACCGACCGCGGGCCTGGACCCGCAGGCCCGCCACGCCACCTGGGACCTCGTACGGGAGCTGCGTACGGACGGCGTCAGCGTGGTGCTGACCACCCACTTCATGGACGAGGCCGAGCAGCTCGCCGACGACGTCGCGATCATCGACGGAGGCCGGGTCATCGCCCAGGACAGCCCCGAGGCCCTGTGCAAGGGGGGCGCGGAGAACACCCTGCGCTTCACGGGCCGGCCGGGCCTGGACCTCGGCTCGCTTCTGAAGGCGCTGCCCGCGGACTGCGCGGCGGCCGAGCTGACGCCCGGCGCGTACCGGGTCACCGGCACGATCGACCCGCAGCTGCTGGCCACCGTCACCTCCTGGTGCGCGCA